The Flammeovirga pectinis genomic interval TACCCTGAACTTACACGAATGAAAGAAGAAGAACTAAGACAGATATTTTTAGCAGAAGCGCAGGATGGTTTTGAAGAACTCAATCGCCTATTTACTCAATTAGAAAAAAATCACGGAGATAGAGAAGCAACTGAGGCCATTTTTCGAATTATTCATACTCTGAAAGGAAATGCAGCAGCAATGGGATTCGATGATGTTGCGTCTATAGGACATCTCTTAGAAGATATTTTCAGTGAAATTCGTAAAGGAAAGATTCTTCTAACTGCAATGGTCTTTGACGACCTCTTTAAAGCAATTGATAAGCTTGGAGAGATGATTGAAGGCATTAAAGAAGATAAAAAAGTATCGTATAAAGGACTAAGAGCTAAACTAAAAGTAATTCTTAGAAATTTAAAAGGTGAAATTGAGTTTCAGGCTACACAAGGAGGGGAGTCTTCAGAAGATAAAGATAAAGCATTAGAAAATGAAGTGAAGGAAGAGTTGACTGAAAGTCAGAAGGAAATCTTAGCTTCGGAACAACCTGTACCACTTGGTGTAAATTTAGCAGATGAATTTGCAGATGAGGAGGAAAAGAAATCAAAAATCACTTTCTCTGATTTTGTTCAAGTTCCTGTAAGTAAGTTAGATGATCTTCTAAATTTAGTAGGAGAACTTGCTATAGAAAAAGATAGAATTATAGCTCAAGGAGCAAGTTTTGGAGCAACAAATGAATATACTCGTTTATACAGAATAACATCAGATTTACAGTATTCTGTAATGGGTGTACGTTTGGTACAAGTTGGAGCGTTATTTCATAAATTTCACCGAATAATACGTGATGTAGCTACAATTGAAGGTAAAAAGGTAAACCTTGAACTAGAAGGTACTGAAATTGAAATAGACAGAAATGTATTACAAATTATAAGTGATTCAATGATTCACTTAGTTAGAAATGCAGTAAGTCATGGAATTGAAAGTCCTGAAGAAAGAAGAAAAAAAGGAAAGCCAGAAGCAGGAAAAATATTACTTCGAGCATCTTCTGATAAGGAATATGTTATCATAGAAATTATAGATGATGGTAACGGTGTAGATGCAACTAAAATCCGTAAGAAAGTCTTAGAAAAAGGCCTTGCAACTCCAGATACTCTTTCTGCATTGTCTGATGATGATGTAGTTAAATTTATTTTCGAACCTGGTTTTTCTAGTGTAGAAAATGTAACTGCTGTAAGTGGTAGAGGGGTAGGAATGGATGTTGTGAAAAGAGCTGTAGATGCTGTTGGAGGTAAAATAAACACATATACCGAACTAGGTAAAGGAACTACTTTTAGTTTAAGTTTGCCTTCTTCAATGGCTGTTAAATCAGCGTTGTTATTTGTAGTTAAAGATACTGAGTATGCAATTCCATTATCATTTACAGAAGCAGTGATTTCTGTAAAAAGATCAGCAATTCATAAAGTAGGAGGTGGATTAGTAACAACTCATTTAGACGATACAATAACTGTAATGTTTTTAAGAGATTTGTTCGATTGTACCGATTACGATGAATTACAAGATGCTCAGCTGTTACATAGGTCTTTTGATCAGATTCAAGATGAAGAAACTAAAATAAATATTGTTGTAGTTTCTGTGGATAACAGAATGATTGGTTTTGTAGTAGATAGGTTACTACAGCAAAAAGAAATTATTGAAAAGCCATTAGGAAAACCTGTAGAAAATGCACGTTTTATTAGTGGAGCGACTATTTTAGGAAATGGAAATGTTTGTCTTGTATTAGATGCAAATGACATTTCAGAATTTCTATTCAAACCTGCATTTGTTGCTGTTTAATTAAAAATGAAGAAAAGAACTAGAGTATAGATTGTCATGATTCAATCCCAATTTACAGTAGAGAACGCTTACCTAATTAATGATATCACTAACATTGCATTAGGCAATGTGGCAAATTCTCTTTCAACAGTATTGAAAGACGAAATTATTGTTAGAAATGTTTTAGAGGTAAAAGACTTAAATAATCAATTGCTCAGAAAAGACTACGATGGTAATGTATTTGTATTAACAACAAATATTATCGGTGATATGAAAGCTGAAACAATGCTGATTATTCATAATGAAGATGAACAAGGGATTATAGAGAAGATTTTACCTCGGACAGAGTGGGGAAAAAAACAAATGAGAGAGGCAATGCTTCTCGAATTAGATAATATATTAATTGCTGCTTTTGTAACTAAGTTTGCCAACCTTTTTAATACTTCAATTTATGGTCATGTTCCAGGAATAAAGGAAATGACAAAAGAAGATTTTAATGGATACATTAAAGAAAGGGAAGAAAGTATGAATGTGTCTTATGCTTTAAAAGCTGAATTAGGAGCCTTTAAATCTAGAGTTAATATGGAACTAATCTGTATGTTTGATGAAACATTAGTGCCCTTTGTCAATAACTTTGATATGGAAAAAGCATTTGTTGGACATCAAGAAGAAGGTAATAAAGAAAACAAGGAAGATAAAAAAGGGTTCTTCAAGAATATCTTTGGCTAAAACATGCTCAATTGTTCATGTCCATATTTAATATATCCTTCGTGCTGAAGTAGCCATTTCTTTCTACCAATTCCTCCTGCATAACCAGTTAGAGAACCATCACTACCAATCACTCTGTGGCAGGGGATTGCAAGTGCTATAGGGTTTTGCCCATTTGCAGCACCAACAGCTCTTATTGCTTTTGGATTTCCAATGCGTTCAGAAATATCTAAATATGAAGCTACTGTACCGTACCTTACTTTACAGAGTTCTTTCCAAACCGTTTTCTGAAAGGTTGTGCCTTTTATATCAATAGCAAAAGAGAATCCTAATTTACTATTTCCTTGAAAGTAGTTATCTAACCACTCAATAGCATCTATAGTATGAGGATTAGGAAGATCATTTAAAATTTCTTCGTCCTCTTCTAAAAAACGAATTTTTGAAACACCTCTAGGCGATGCTTCTACAAGCATTAAACCTAGAGGTGTTTCTATATAGTCTCTAAAAGTTGTTTCCATTTAGATTTGTAACGCTTTTTTACGAGTAATACCCACAGCAAGCATAGTGAAAGCAAGTACTGCTGCTACACGAGCAATATAGTCACCGTATAAAGTATAAAATGTTTTTTCTTTATTGATATATACATTTCCAACTTCAGCACCCATTGTTCCATAAGCAATAGGTTGAAGAATATCACCTCTTTGATTAATAAAACAAGAAATACCTGTATTTGCAGAACGAGCCACACTTTTTCGTGTTTCAATTGCTCTGAGTGATGAAAAAGCTAAATGTTGTGTATGTCCAGGACTATCATTCCACCAACCATCATTGGTAATTACAGTTAAGAAATCAGCACCTTTTTTTACATAATCAGTTACATATTCTCCGTACACAGATTCGTAACAAATAATTGGAGCTACTGCAACTGTATCATTATAAAAAATAGCTCTTTCTTCTTGTCTACCTAAACCTCCAGAACTACCACCAAAGTTTAAAATTATTGGTTTCAAGATTACAGGAAAAGGAATAGCTTCTACACCAATTACTAATTGAGATTTATTGTAAAAGGTAATAGGATCGTTGTTATGTACCCTCAATGCAGTATTAAAAACATCGTAGTATCCAATGTTTTTAGAACTCCTAGCAGTTGTAGATAAAGCAGAATCGCCATATATTTTGTAAGTGTCAGCTCCAGAAATTAATGTTGCATACGGATATTTTTGCATGAATTTCCTAGCTTTAGAAACTTCACTATTTCTATCAGGATATTTTTCATCAATACTTTTACTAATTGATGTTTCTGGCCAGAATATAAATTTGGTAGAAGGAGTGATTGTTTTTTTAGAAAGTGCAATCATTCTTTTAACCTGTTCCTCTGGTGTCATATAAGTCTGTATATTTTGCTCACCAGTTCTAGCATTAAACTTAAACTTTTCAGAGTAGCAATCAATATTTGGCTGTACAACCATAACTTCTGTTGGAGTACCTACTTCTTCATAATTGTAATACATAAACAGAGATATGCATACAGGTAGAGTAGCTAAGAAAAATATAGAAACTATTTTCCTACCACTAACCATAAAACTAAAGAAATAGATATTTAATAATAATATCCATAAAGTACCTCCAAATGTACCAGTATATTCATACCATTGAGCTAATGAAGGAGTAAAACTCAATACATTACCTAGGTTTAACCAAGGCCAAGAAAAATCCCAATACAAATGTAAATATTCAAAGGCAATCCACCAGCAGACAAAATCTAGATGAAAATACTTACCGTTAGAAATTCTTCTTGTGTGATGGAAAGCAAGAAATGGTAAAGCCATTAAAGCAGCATTTGCTCCCCAAGCACTAAAAGTAGTCCAAGAAGAGGCATACCATAACCACCAATAACCAATTGTATTAAAAGTAAAAAGAGCTAGAAAAGCAAAACCATAAACTCTCCATCCTTTAAAACGGGTATCACTCTTTGCTATTACTCTTTCAATTTCTAATAGAGGAACAAACCCTATAAAAACCAAAGGAAACAGACCATGCCAAGATACTCCTAATAGCACTCCGCTTAATAATGCTAAGACCCAAGGGTACCATTTCTTTTCACTATTGGCGACAATAAAATCATATAAAAATTTTCTCATTACTGATCTTGATCTTTGTATTTATATTTGTTGCCTTTAGGCTTTTTCTCAATTTTTTTTCCTTCAACAACAACAACAATTTCACCTTTAGGAGGTTTTTCTGTATAATATGCTGCTAATTCTTCTAAAGTACCCCGTTGTGTTTCTTCATGAAATTTAGAAATTTCTCTAGATACGCTGGCTCTACGGTCAGTTTCCCAAGCTTCTGCAAGTTGCTCTAAAAACTTAACCAAACGATGTGGCGATTCATAAAAGACAATTGTACGTTGTTCTTCTGCCAATTCTTGAATTTTTGTTTGCCTTCCTTTTTTATGAGGAAGAAAACCTTCAAAGATAAAACGGTCGGAAGGTAAGCCAGAGTTTACAAGAGCAGGAACAAAAGCGGTAGCTCCTGGTAAAGTTTCTACTTTAATACCTGCTTCTCCACAAGCACGAACCAATATATATCCAGGGTCAGAGATAACAGGAGTACCTGCATCAGATACTAAAGCGATCTTTTCTCCTTTTTGTAATCTATTTAATAAGCCTTCAACTGTCTTATGTTCATTAAATGCATGATGACTTTGAAGGTTACTTTTAATCTCAAAATGTTTTAATAATTTTCCCGTATTACGAGTGTCTTCTGCTAAAATAGTATCTACTTCTTTAAGTATTCTTAAAGCACGCGCTGTAATATCTTCTAGGTTACCAATCGGAGTTGGTACTATATATAATGATGTCTCTTCCATAATTTATCTCTTAGTGAACAAAGATAAGCATCTGTTTGATTGATTTGTAGTTAATGCTTTGAATACTTAATAATAAATTAGAACTATTTGTAAAACAAAAGAGCCATCATTTCTGATGGCTCTCTTTTATAAATTTGCGTAGGATGATTACTTACTAATCTTCACTTTATTCAATATTGCTTCAATAATTTCACGAGTAGTGATTTCATCTGCTTCCGCTTCATAATTTAATATAATACGGTGATTAAATACGTCATAAGCAATTTCCTTAATATCTTCTGGTAAAACATAATCTCTACCTTCAAAGAATGCAATTGCCTTTGCAGCTCTATGTAAATTGATACTCGCACGAGGAGAAACACCAAATTGTATATATTGAGCTTCTTCGTCTAAACCGTAATCTTTAGGAAAACGAGTGGCAAACACCAAGTCAATGATATATTTTTCTAAAGAATCGTTCACTTTCACAGCGTCAATAGCATCGCGAATAGCAAAGATATCTTCTTTAGAAAGAATAGGACGAACCTTATCATCAAAACCTTGGTTAGACATGCGGCGCATGACTTCCAGTTCATCCTCTTTCTTAGGATATTGGATGTAAACCTTTAACATAAAACGGTCAACCTGTGCTTCTGGTAGAGGGTAAGTACCTTCTTGTTCTACTGGGTTTTGCGTTGCAAGTACTAAGAACGGTCTATCTAATTTAAAAGTAGTTTCGCCAATAGTTACTTGTTTCTCTTGCATGGCCTCTAGTAAAGCAGCTTGTACTTTAGCTGGAGAACGGTTAACCTCATCCGCTAACACTAGGTTAGAGAAAACAGGTCCTTTTTTAACTTCAAATTTACCTTCACGCTGATTGTAGATCATTGTACCTACTAAATCCGATGGAAGTAAATCTGGAGTAAATTGAATACGTTGGAAATCTAAAGCTAACACATTAGATAATGTATTTACTGTTAGTGTTTTTGCCAAACCAGGTACACCTTCTAAAAGAACGTGACCATTTGTAAAAAGTCCAATTAATAATCTATTTACCATGTAGTCTTGTCCAACGACTACCTTACCTACTTCTGAAATTACTTCATGAATTTTATCATGCAGTACTTTATGATCTCCTGTATTTTCCATGTAAAATCGAAAATTTAATATTTACCACGTAAAAGCTAAAAAAGATAAAGGTTATGTAACCCAAAAAAACTTTAGCATTAACTATGTTCTAATATGCAATTTACACGATGAAAATAATTATTGATGATATTCATTTATTGGTAAACGATTTTTAACGTTTACTAACATAAGAAATGATTTCCTTCACACTCAATTTACCCTTTTTGCCTAATACGGTAATGTAATAAGGCTAATTTACGTCTCTACTTTTCAATTTTGTATTTGATTATTCGATGAATTAAGTTTTCATCACAAAAAAATGCCAAGAAAATTTCCTTGGCATTTCATACTACTCAGGTTTGAGTTTGTTAGCAGTGCTGATGACAGAATTCCATGTTATTCCTAGAATAATCAACCTGAGCTCATTCAAAATATATAGTCGTATATAATCAATTCATTTCAGTTCTTTCAATATTATTTTGTACCGTTTTGGTAGTAGTATTTTCTTCTGTATCTAAAGAATTACTAGTTAAATTTGATAACCCTAAAAGAGTTATTACAATTAGTAACACGAAAAACGCATATAATTTGTGAGATTTCATGACATTATTTTTATTGGTGGCTGTTAATATATTTCAAATATGCGTAAATAATACACTAATTAAATTGATTTTAATTTCTATCAAAAGGTGATTTTTATCATATCTTTAATTTGTTAGTGAGTAATTATTCATTTATTACGTTTGAAAATAATTGATTGTTTAGTAGGGAATTACTTTTTCCTTTAAAAAGAAAAACAATAAAATATTGGATACGTCTGCATAAAAATTACCTTCCTTCTTGCAATAGTAGATTCATATTTATTTATTGAGAATTGCAATGAATTTATCTAAATAAGACTAGATTTTATTAGCCTGTGGCAGATATACAAACAGCAGAAGAATTAATAAAAGAACTTTATAGGCACAGAAAAGTGATACAACATCTCTTTAAGAGAAAAAATGCATCCTTTGATGAGTTGATAGAAGTTTCTGATGGAAAAGAAAAAGAAATACTTCAGGCAAATGCTAGAGGAATTATTTCTGTGCAAGAGGGAGAACCTGCAAGACTTGACGAAAGATTATTAAATTTTGTAGAAGATTTTCTTGAAATTAATGAGGATATCAGAAATTTTGAGGTAGACGAAAGTATTCGGATTCTTAAAAAGACAATTTACTTGTATGAAATAGATGAAGATGCTAGAGAAAGAGAACGTTATTTACACCGAGTTAAACGCTATTTAAATAGTATTGGTAGAGTTATTCGTAAAAATGCAACAACATTAAGTGCTTTAGTAAAACAAGAGTATAAAACAGCGTCTTCTATTGAACTCAAGAGAATTAAAATTGAAGATCATAATGAACAAGCTGAAAAATTACTTGAACTAATTCAAAATGCAGAAGAGCTATTAGATAACCCATTTTTTAGAGTAGTTCAAGATGAAGGATTACGCGCAATTGTAAATGATTTAAGAGTAAATCATTTAACAATGGCAAGACATAATTTAATTGCTTTACGACAAGAAATTGTTCGTTTTATCAATCAAATTGCAGAGTTAGACCGTCAGCACAAAAAAATAATCCAACTTAAAAAATTCCGTGATTTATACGAATTGGAAATATGTACGAACGTAGAAGAAGTGTTCACTCATGAAGACTCTTTATTTTTCGATACTCAACTTCGTTTCCAAACTCATTTAGACCTAGATTATCTAAGAGGAGATGAAGGTCTAGATATAATAGAAAGAGTAGCCATTCGTCGTCAGCATAAGATGAGAATGCAGTTACAGGCTGAATTAGATATTGATGATGCATTGCTAGATCCACAGCAACAGACAATGTTGCATATTGATTTTAGTAAGTTAAAGAGAGCATTCTTCCTACAATCTAATGATCTTTTATCTTTTGTGAAATCATATGATTTTGGGAAAGAGATGAGTGAAAAACAATTCATAAAAGTGTACTGTCAGGTAGCACTAATTTTTGAAGATGAGATGGATTTTGGTTTAGCTGAAAATCCATTTGATGAAGCAAAGCACCTTGAATATGAAGGTAAACAGTTTGCTTATATCACACCAAAAAGAAAAGAAAAGAAATAACATTCAACATGAATATTGACCATACAAGTACAAGAAGAGTATTCGAACTGCTTAGCCGTGGACAGTTTTTAAGTGCTAATGCTATCAAATCAGAAATTAGAAAACTCTACGATGAAGTAGATGAGTTTTTTACAGGATTTGAAAGTATGTATGCACCGTTAGGCTTCCATCTAAAAAAAGGAAATAACTATTATTACTTTTCTAGAGAAGGGGGGAAACAAACAATTGAAGAAAAAATTGAACGTTTTTACCGTTACATAGATCGTTTAGCTTTCTTTGCCACATTTGCCCCAGGATTTGGCGAAGGATTGCGCTTTTTTATAAAAGATATTGTACATAAATGTAATGTAGAGACAGATTTAAATGAGCAGTTGTCAAGGCTAGCATCAGATAAAAATATTTCTACACACGATAAAGTACGTGATTTAGTAGACGAAATGAGACGTCATGGTTTTATGGATTGTGAAGACGAAGAAAATGAAGGATTCATTGTATTATCGTCTTATAACTACTTAAAAGATATTGTTGATTTAATAGATATTGATCCGAACAACGAATGAATGCACCACAAACTCCAAAGAGATTCTTAAATAAACTTGTTCTAATAAAGAGTGCTGGATTTGATTACGCTGAAGTAGATTTAAGCGGTAATGTTCACTTTGTTGGATCAAATGGATTTGGTAAAACAACTGTACTCAGAGCAGTTTTATTCTTTTATCATGCTACTTCAGAAAAGAGAGAATTAGGGATAAAAGAGCAACAAATGTCTTTCTCGGAATATTATTTCCAAGATTTGAATGCTCGTTTAATTTATGAAATTCAAACCCCACGAGGAAAACATTGTTTAACTGTATATAAATCTGGCGGAAGATTAAAGTTTCGCTTTATAGATACAGCTTACAATAAAAACTTTTTTATAAAAGATAGAAAAGCATGTAACCATGAAGAAGTACTTGATTTACTTTCAAAAGGAGAGGTTACTTTTTCAGATGAGATTCGTCGTTTTGCCGATCTTAGAAAAGTAATTTATGGCGTAAGCAAGAATAATACACAGTTTAGCCTATTGCAACCATCTTTAGGAGTTAAAACTCATCAGGTTGATGGAATTCCTAAAGCGATAACAAACATCTTTAGAAGTTCTGGTTTAAAGTCAGATTATATTAAAAGAGCTATTGGAGAGGCTGCTTCTACTGACCATGAAATGCAACCAATTTCTCTAGAAACGATAGCTAATTTTATACATGAATTTGACGATCAACTTACAGATTTTGAAGATTTTGAAAAAAATAAATCAAATGCTGAAGAAATTGTAGGTCTCGAAACAGAAATTACACAACAACTTTCTTATCAACAACGCCTTGCCAAACAAATTGGTGGAGGAGTAGCTTTAGCTGAAAAACATTTAGCCGATAGTGAAAAACTATTAGCTCGAATGCAGGTGGAAGAAAACGAGATGAAAAAGAAATATGAGTCTGCTGAAGAGGTTTATCAATCAAAAACTGCTGTTGTTAATCAAGAATTAGGTGAAGTAAAGGCTACTCTTAAAGAAATTGAGCGTAGAGAAAAAGAATATTCATCTATAACGATTTCGGGAAAAGCCTATTCAATAGAAAAATTAATTGAATTATGTGCAGAAGAACCTCGAATTAAAGATCAATTAATTTATCAACAAGAGGTAAAGCAAATGCTTGTGGCACAAACAGCTCAAGTAGAACATCTTATTGATGATCAAAAGAAATCTTTAGAACAAAAATTTACAGCTAGAAAAAGTGAATTTAACGAGGGTAAACAACTTTTAAGAGAGCAGCTTCATTCCCAAAAAGAAAAACTTAGTGGAGAGAAACAAACTGCTCTAGAGGAATTAAGAAATAAATATTTTGTTAGAGAAGGTGAATTTAGAGTACAGCTAGATCAAGCAAAAGAATTAAAGACACGTGCTGAAGTAGCTCTAGAGATAGAAAAAGAAAAAGATTTCTCTAAAAGTTTACTTTCGGAAAGTAATACAATGAGAGTAAAGCTTTCTACAGAAATAAAAGAGCACAAACAGGCTATTCTAGAAACTGAAAATACAATAAAAAACACCAAAGAAAGACGTCGTTTAGAAGAGCAAATAATCAGAAATGAAGCAAGAAATCAACAAGCTGAATTAGAGAGACAATTAAAATTGGTTTCTGATGAAGTAGATGAATGGAAACTTCGTCAAGAAGATTATGAGGGTACATTTAGGTCGTTTTTGGATCAAAATAAATCAGATTGGTCAGAATCAATTGGTAAAGTATGTGATGAAGAGTTACTATCTCGTAAAGATTTAGACCCGTCTATAGTACCTGGAAATTCATTTTATGGTATTAATTTAGAAGTTGGTGCTTTAACATCAAAAGTGACTTCAACAGATAATATTGCCACTATTTTAGAGCAAAAAGAAGCAGCTTTGGTTTCTGCTCAAATCAATTTATCGGAATTAGATAGTATAATTGATAAAAAAGTTGAAGCTCTTGTAGGTAATTATAGTAAGAAACTAGGGCAGTTGGAGCAAAAACTATCCGACCTATCTTCCAAAGTAATTCATCTAGAAACTGAACTAAAGGAAGCAAGAGAACAAGAAGCATCGATTATAGAAAAAGCGACTGTTCTAAAAGAAGCTGCTTTAGTGGAATTGAGAAGAAAATTCCGTATTACTCAAGAGGCTTGTGATAGTATAGAAGGGAAGCTATCTGATCTTAAAGATGATCGTTGGTCGCAAGAGAACGAAACATCAGAATTATACACAAACAAGCTCAATGTATCATCTTCTGAGATTGAAACGAAAGTAGCTAAACTAGAACAAGAATGGGCTGCTTATGAAGGAGATCATGCTAAACGTATCAAAGAGCTAGAAGAAGAACGAAAAGGGCTTCTAGAAGAAAAAGGGATTGATACAGAGAAATTAGAAGAAGTTGAAATAGAGATTCAAGCTTTATTATCAAAAATAAAAGATGTTGAACAAGCACAGATCATAAAGAGAGATTATGAAAAGGATAAAATCTATTATCTAGATGCTGCAGATGAAACACGAAATAAGAAAAAACATCAAGAAAAAGAATTAGAAAATCTTAAAGGAGATTACGATAAAGCTGTAGAAGAATACGAAGAGCAGTTAAATTACCTTGACGATAAACGAGATACTTACCGCCGTACTAAAGATCATAGCAATCACCTTTTAAAACAGTTTAAAGCAGCTAAAGAAGAGGATGAACAAGCTTATATTAAGTTACAAAAATATTTAGATGAGGGTGCAGGTAACGTAAATGAAGCTGAAATTAATGATGGAGATTTATCATTTTTATTAACTGAATTACGTAAATCTTTAAAGGAACGTAATAGATTATCGGGTGTTTTTAAATCTAAAGGACAAATCTTTACAGGTGTTTTCAGAAAAGAAAATCATTTAAAAATACCTACTTTATATGCTCAATCTTCTTTACAAGAATTTATTTATTTAGCTAAAAATATTCTTCCAAGTCTATTGGATGGAGAACGCTTAGCGCATATGAAAGACCAGTTAGAGAAGCAACATCGAGAAATTATTAGTTCAGTAGCCCGTCAAGTAAAAGACCTTTCGGATACTTCTGATTTGATAAAAAAGATTGTAAAAGACATTAATAATGGTTTTGCAAGAAGTAACTTTGTTGGTGTTGTCAAGTCTATTGAATTAGAGTATAATGAGAACAATACACCATTATTAACTACTCTAAAAAAGATTTACCGTTTAAATCAAGATG includes:
- a CDS encoding chemotaxis protein CheA, with product MKEEELRQIFLAEAQDGFEELNRLFTQLEKNHGDREATEAIFRIIHTLKGNAAAMGFDDVASIGHLLEDIFSEIRKGKILLTAMVFDDLFKAIDKLGEMIEGIKEDKKVSYKGLRAKLKVILRNLKGEIEFQATQGGESSEDKDKALENEVKEELTESQKEILASEQPVPLGVNLADEFADEEEKKSKITFSDFVQVPVSKLDDLLNLVGELAIEKDRIIAQGASFGATNEYTRLYRITSDLQYSVMGVRLVQVGALFHKFHRIIRDVATIEGKKVNLELEGTEIEIDRNVLQIISDSMIHLVRNAVSHGIESPEERRKKGKPEAGKILLRASSDKEYVIIEIIDDGNGVDATKIRKKVLEKGLATPDTLSALSDDDVVKFIFEPGFSSVENVTAVSGRGVGMDVVKRAVDAVGGKINTYTELGKGTTFSLSLPSSMAVKSALLFVVKDTEYAIPLSFTEAVISVKRSAIHKVGGGLVTTHLDDTITVMFLRDLFDCTDYDELQDAQLLHRSFDQIQDEETKINIVVVSVDNRMIGFVVDRLLQQKEIIEKPLGKPVENARFISGATILGNGNVCLVLDANDISEFLFKPAFVAV
- a CDS encoding chemotaxis protein CheC, with protein sequence MIQSQFTVENAYLINDITNIALGNVANSLSTVLKDEIIVRNVLEVKDLNNQLLRKDYDGNVFVLTTNIIGDMKAETMLIIHNEDEQGIIEKILPRTEWGKKQMREAMLLELDNILIAAFVTKFANLFNTSIYGHVPGIKEMTKEDFNGYIKEREESMNVSYALKAELGAFKSRVNMELICMFDETLVPFVNNFDMEKAFVGHQEEGNKENKEDKKGFFKNIFG
- a CDS encoding methylated-DNA--[protein]-cysteine S-methyltransferase, with the protein product METTFRDYIETPLGLMLVEASPRGVSKIRFLEEDEEILNDLPNPHTIDAIEWLDNYFQGNSKLGFSFAIDIKGTTFQKTVWKELCKVRYGTVASYLDISERIGNPKAIRAVGAANGQNPIALAIPCHRVIGSDGSLTGYAGGIGRKKWLLQHEGYIKYGHEQLSMF
- the lnt gene encoding apolipoprotein N-acyltransferase — protein: MRKFLYDFIVANSEKKWYPWVLALLSGVLLGVSWHGLFPLVFIGFVPLLEIERVIAKSDTRFKGWRVYGFAFLALFTFNTIGYWWLWYASSWTTFSAWGANAALMALPFLAFHHTRRISNGKYFHLDFVCWWIAFEYLHLYWDFSWPWLNLGNVLSFTPSLAQWYEYTGTFGGTLWILLLNIYFFSFMVSGRKIVSIFFLATLPVCISLFMYYNYEEVGTPTEVMVVQPNIDCYSEKFKFNARTGEQNIQTYMTPEEQVKRMIALSKKTITPSTKFIFWPETSISKSIDEKYPDRNSEVSKARKFMQKYPYATLISGADTYKIYGDSALSTTARSSKNIGYYDVFNTALRVHNNDPITFYNKSQLVIGVEAIPFPVILKPIILNFGGSSGGLGRQEERAIFYNDTVAVAPIICYESVYGEYVTDYVKKGADFLTVITNDGWWNDSPGHTQHLAFSSLRAIETRKSVARSANTGISCFINQRGDILQPIAYGTMGAEVGNVYINKEKTFYTLYGDYIARVAAVLAFTMLAVGITRKKALQI
- the rsmI gene encoding 16S rRNA (cytidine(1402)-2'-O)-methyltransferase, which codes for MEETSLYIVPTPIGNLEDITARALRILKEVDTILAEDTRNTGKLLKHFEIKSNLQSHHAFNEHKTVEGLLNRLQKGEKIALVSDAGTPVISDPGYILVRACGEAGIKVETLPGATAFVPALVNSGLPSDRFIFEGFLPHKKGRQTKIQELAEEQRTIVFYESPHRLVKFLEQLAEAWETDRRASVSREISKFHEETQRGTLEELAAYYTEKPPKGEIVVVVEGKKIEKKPKGNKYKYKDQDQ
- a CDS encoding AAA family ATPase; protein product: MHDKIHEVISEVGKVVVGQDYMVNRLLIGLFTNGHVLLEGVPGLAKTLTVNTLSNVLALDFQRIQFTPDLLPSDLVGTMIYNQREGKFEVKKGPVFSNLVLADEVNRSPAKVQAALLEAMQEKQVTIGETTFKLDRPFLVLATQNPVEQEGTYPLPEAQVDRFMLKVYIQYPKKEDELEVMRRMSNQGFDDKVRPILSKEDIFAIRDAIDAVKVNDSLEKYIIDLVFATRFPKDYGLDEEAQYIQFGVSPRASINLHRAAKAIAFFEGRDYVLPEDIKEIAYDVFNHRIILNYEAEADEITTREIIEAILNKVKISK
- a CDS encoding condensin complex protein MksE, whose amino-acid sequence is MNIDHTSTRRVFELLSRGQFLSANAIKSEIRKLYDEVDEFFTGFESMYAPLGFHLKKGNNYYYFSREGGKQTIEEKIERFYRYIDRLAFFATFAPGFGEGLRFFIKDIVHKCNVETDLNEQLSRLASDKNISTHDKVRDLVDEMRRHGFMDCEDEENEGFIVLSSYNYLKDIVDLIDIDPNNE